From one Paenibacillus terrae HPL-003 genomic stretch:
- a CDS encoding cation diffusion facilitator family transporter, giving the protein MVNVYDEIRKGERGAWVSIIAYLFLSAFKLISGYIFASSALLADGFNNVTDIVVSVAVLIGLRISQKPPDSDHAYGHFRAETIAALLASFIMAVVGLQVLIDGIGSIFRGGKQTPDVTSAGVAVICAVIMLGVYMYNNRLARKINNKALLAAAKDNLSDALVSIGAAVGIIGAQFGLPWLDTVAAIAVGFIICKTAWDIFKDSTHSLTDGFDEQELSDLRSTIAHIPGVEGIRDVKARVHGNHALVDVVIEVDPQLSLIEGHRISDRIEERLQEVHNTMHVHVHVEPKL; this is encoded by the coding sequence GTGGTGAATGTGTATGATGAAATACGAAAAGGTGAACGTGGGGCATGGGTGAGCATTATCGCCTACCTTTTTCTATCCGCCTTTAAGCTGATTAGCGGCTATATATTTGCTTCCAGTGCGTTGCTGGCCGATGGATTTAACAATGTGACCGATATTGTGGTATCCGTTGCCGTACTGATTGGCCTGCGAATATCTCAAAAACCGCCGGACTCCGACCACGCCTATGGGCATTTTCGGGCAGAAACAATAGCGGCATTGCTGGCATCCTTTATTATGGCTGTCGTCGGTCTTCAGGTGCTTATTGACGGGATCGGAAGTATTTTCAGAGGTGGCAAGCAGACGCCTGATGTTACTTCCGCGGGAGTAGCGGTAATATGTGCGGTCATTATGCTGGGAGTATATATGTACAACAACAGACTGGCCCGGAAAATTAACAACAAGGCGTTACTGGCGGCAGCCAAGGATAATCTGTCAGATGCGCTCGTCAGCATCGGTGCAGCGGTTGGTATTATCGGGGCACAGTTTGGATTGCCATGGCTGGATACGGTTGCAGCTATAGCGGTAGGATTTATTATCTGTAAAACGGCGTGGGATATTTTCAAGGACTCTACACACAGCCTGACGGATGGTTTTGATGAACAGGAGCTGTCAGACTTACGCAGCACGATTGCTCATATTCCCGGTGTAGAGGGGATTCGTGATGTCAAGGCGCGGGTACACGGCAATCATGCATTGGTGGATGTTGTCATAGAGGTGGACCCGCAACTCAGCCTGATTGAAGGACATCGAATTAGCGATAGGATTGAGGAACGGCTGCAAGAGGTTCACAATACGATGCATGTTCATGTCCATGTGGAACCCAAATTATAG
- a CDS encoding ABC-F family ATP-binding cassette domain-containing protein: MISTSGVTLRYGKRPLFEDVNIKFTPGNCYGLIGANGAGKSTFLKILSGEIEANSGEVHMTPGERMAVLKQNHYEYDEFPVLETVIMGHTRLYEIMKEKDALYAKSEFTEADGLRAGELEGEFAELNGWDAEPDAASLLIGLGIPRDLHDKNMSELSGNDKVRVLLAQALFGRPNNLLLDEPTNHLDLESIQWLENFLMDYEGTVIVVSHDRHFLNKVCTHIADIDFGKIQMYVGNYDFWYESSQLALALTRDANKKKEEKIKELQAFIQRFSANASKSKQATSRKKQLDKITLDDIRPSNRKYPFLNFKPEREAGKQLLTVDRLSKSIEGEQVLNEFSLVVNKGDKIAFVGPNGLPKSTLFQVLMNETEAESGEFSWGITTTQAYFPKDNSTYFEGVDMNLVEWLRQYSKDQDETFLRGFLGRMLFSGEEALKKASVLSGGEKVRCMLAKMMLNGANVLLLDEPTNHLDLESITALNNGLIDFDGTVLFTSHDHQFIQTIANRIVEITPNGVIDRTMSYDEYLENDEIAKLRERMYPVEIG, translated from the coding sequence ATGATCAGTACAAGCGGCGTAACGCTTCGTTATGGTAAACGCCCACTTTTTGAAGACGTAAATATCAAATTTACTCCTGGGAACTGCTACGGCCTGATTGGGGCCAATGGCGCGGGCAAATCTACCTTTTTGAAAATTCTTTCCGGCGAAATCGAAGCCAATTCAGGCGAGGTTCACATGACACCGGGTGAACGGATGGCAGTGCTCAAGCAGAACCATTACGAATACGATGAATTCCCGGTTCTGGAAACCGTTATTATGGGCCATACGCGTCTGTATGAAATCATGAAGGAAAAAGATGCACTGTACGCTAAATCGGAATTCACAGAGGCAGACGGCCTGCGTGCCGGCGAGCTTGAAGGTGAATTTGCGGAGCTGAACGGATGGGATGCCGAGCCGGATGCGGCTTCATTGCTGATCGGTCTTGGGATTCCGCGCGACCTGCATGATAAGAACATGTCTGAGCTGAGCGGTAATGACAAGGTACGTGTACTCCTGGCTCAAGCATTGTTTGGTCGTCCAAACAACTTGCTGCTCGATGAGCCTACCAACCATTTGGATCTCGAATCCATTCAATGGCTGGAAAATTTCTTGATGGACTATGAAGGCACCGTCATCGTCGTATCCCATGATCGTCACTTCCTGAACAAGGTATGTACGCATATTGCGGATATTGATTTTGGCAAAATCCAGATGTACGTCGGAAACTACGACTTCTGGTATGAGTCCAGCCAGCTTGCGCTTGCCTTGACTCGTGATGCTAACAAGAAAAAGGAAGAGAAAATCAAGGAATTGCAAGCCTTTATTCAGCGCTTTTCCGCGAATGCTTCCAAGTCCAAACAGGCTACTTCACGTAAAAAACAACTGGATAAAATTACGCTGGACGATATTCGTCCATCGAACCGTAAATATCCGTTCTTGAACTTCAAGCCTGAACGCGAAGCGGGCAAACAGCTGTTGACGGTAGACCGTCTTAGCAAATCCATTGAAGGCGAGCAAGTGCTGAATGAGTTCAGTCTGGTTGTGAACAAAGGCGATAAAATCGCGTTTGTTGGCCCGAACGGCTTGCCTAAATCAACGCTCTTTCAGGTATTGATGAACGAAACCGAAGCGGAGAGCGGTGAATTCTCCTGGGGGATTACCACTACTCAGGCTTATTTCCCGAAGGACAATTCCACCTATTTTGAAGGTGTGGATATGAATCTCGTGGAATGGCTGCGCCAATATTCCAAGGATCAGGACGAAACGTTCCTGCGTGGCTTCCTGGGACGTATGCTTTTCTCAGGTGAAGAAGCGCTTAAGAAAGCAAGCGTGCTGTCCGGAGGCGAGAAGGTTCGCTGTATGCTGGCCAAGATGATGCTGAACGGTGCCAACGTGCTGCTGCTGGACGAACCAACCAATCACTTGGATCTGGAATCCATTACAGCGCTGAACAATGGTCTGATCGACTTTGACGGCACCGTATTGTTCACATCGCATGACCATCAGTTCATTCAAACCATCGCAAACCGCATCGTGGAAATTACGCCAAACGGTGTAATCGACCGTACGATGAGCTATGATGAATACTTGGAAAACGATGAAATCGCAAAATTGCGTGAACGTATGTATCCGGTAGAAATCGGCTAA
- a CDS encoding ABC transporter ATP-binding protein translates to MDIKDITFSYDRKTDRLHAINAVIEPGRITTIIGPNGCGKSTLLSVMSNNAIPRLGRVILDGKEIARYKPKELARQLAVVHQQNEAPSDLTVEKLVSFGRLPHKSMFTARREEDEQAVEWAIACTNLEERRTRTLDQLSGGERQRVWIAMALAQRTPILFLDEPTTYLDMYYQLEILELIRQLNQEHGLTIVMVLHDINQAIRYSDVMIAMKEGRIITNGPPAEVVTSEMIQEVYGVEVVVRQDDEAGMYLIPIGVGASVHLQAQGV, encoded by the coding sequence ATGGACATTAAGGATATTACCTTTTCATATGACCGGAAAACGGATCGTCTTCACGCCATCAACGCTGTCATTGAGCCGGGACGGATTACAACCATCATTGGTCCCAACGGCTGCGGCAAATCGACGCTGCTTAGCGTCATGTCGAACAATGCGATTCCCCGCTTGGGTCGGGTGATTCTGGACGGTAAAGAGATTGCCCGCTATAAGCCCAAGGAACTGGCCCGTCAACTGGCGGTGGTTCATCAGCAGAACGAAGCCCCCTCTGACTTGACCGTAGAAAAGCTAGTCAGCTTCGGAAGGCTTCCTCATAAGAGCATGTTCACAGCGAGACGTGAGGAGGACGAGCAGGCGGTCGAATGGGCGATAGCCTGTACGAATCTGGAGGAACGCAGAACACGTACACTGGACCAGTTATCCGGGGGAGAACGGCAACGTGTATGGATTGCAATGGCCTTGGCACAACGGACGCCGATTTTATTTTTAGATGAGCCGACCACCTATCTGGATATGTACTACCAGCTTGAAATTTTGGAACTCATCCGGCAGTTAAATCAGGAACACGGCCTGACGATCGTAATGGTGCTACATGATATCAATCAGGCTATTCGTTATAGCGACGTTATGATTGCCATGAAGGAAGGACGTATTATAACGAACGGTCCGCCAGCAGAGGTCGTCACATCCGAAATGATTCAGGAAGTCTATGGCGTGGAAGTAGTCGTAAGACAGGACGATGAGGCGGGGATGTATCTCATTCCGATAGGTGTTGGAGCTTCCGTACATTTACAAGCACAGGGAGTGTAG
- a CDS encoding FecCD family ABC transporter permease, giving the protein MSKKGWSFIVVIALLIGVILYSAMTGSLKVNLSQLVIGLWTGTDDQVNVVKDLRLPRIIVAVMAGATLAVAGVLLQAVMKNPLADAGVIGISSGAALVSLIAVTIFPALYFWMPFFSFIGGALACLMVYGFSWKSGLHPIRLILIGVAVNAVFSGLGQSFNYRGSYAVTSINQVTTSTLSMKKWVDVEVIVTYGGIGLILAMLVFSWCNFLSLQDKTAKNLGFNVTRARLLISVIAVLLAATATAIAGVIAFIGLLVPHCARYLVGSDHKWLIPFSALCGGLLLLLADTLGRTLLAPNEIPASIIMAVIGGPFLIFLIRKADRTYGH; this is encoded by the coding sequence ATGTCGAAAAAAGGTTGGAGCTTTATCGTTGTAATCGCTTTGCTCATCGGCGTCATTCTCTATTCAGCGATGACAGGCAGTCTCAAGGTGAATTTGAGTCAATTGGTGATCGGATTGTGGACAGGCACGGATGATCAGGTGAATGTGGTCAAGGATTTGAGACTACCGAGAATTATCGTAGCGGTGATGGCGGGAGCCACGCTTGCGGTGGCGGGTGTTTTACTGCAAGCCGTGATGAAAAACCCGCTGGCTGATGCCGGGGTAATCGGTATTTCTTCGGGGGCAGCTTTGGTTTCGCTGATTGCGGTTACGATCTTTCCGGCACTCTATTTCTGGATGCCTTTCTTTTCTTTTATCGGTGGTGCTTTGGCCTGTCTGATGGTTTACGGATTTTCATGGAAATCCGGTCTGCATCCGATTCGTCTGATCTTGATCGGGGTCGCTGTGAATGCGGTTTTTTCAGGTCTGGGGCAGTCGTTTAACTATCGGGGCAGTTACGCGGTCACCAGCATTAATCAGGTTACAACCTCAACCTTGTCCATGAAAAAATGGGTCGATGTCGAGGTTATTGTGACCTATGGCGGGATTGGGCTGATTTTAGCCATGCTCGTGTTTTCTTGGTGCAATTTTTTGTCTCTGCAAGATAAAACAGCTAAAAACCTGGGATTCAATGTGACGCGTGCGCGGCTTTTGATTTCCGTTATTGCTGTGCTGCTTGCAGCAACGGCTACAGCTATTGCTGGAGTTATTGCCTTTATCGGCCTGCTCGTTCCGCATTGTGCCCGCTACTTGGTTGGTTCGGATCACAAGTGGCTGATTCCGTTCTCCGCCTTGTGCGGCGGTTTGTTGCTACTGCTTGCGGATACATTGGGCCGGACTTTGCTTGCTCCCAATGAAATTCCGGCTTCCATTATTATGGCCGTCATTGGCGGGCCGTTCCTGATATTCCTGATCAGAAAGGCGGATCGCACCTATGGACATTAA
- the isdE gene encoding heme ABC transporter substrate-binding protein IsdE has protein sequence MKRYTALVKGKSFCSYMLMGLVLLLLAGCSGGAAAGQNDNEAAKSAATSGDKAQSRIVATTVAITEITDALGLDLTGKPTSTKVLPDRYKDVPDVGNPMSPDMEKVMSLKPTDILSVTTLKYDLEPKFKDMKINAEFLNFESLANMQKEIQKLGDTFGKAEKAKEINEALDAKVAEIQQKIKGKKSPKVLILLGVPGSYLVATEHSYIGDLVKIAGGTNVVQGEKVEFIAHNTEALQQSNPDIILRAAHGMPDEVVKMFDEEFKTNDIWKHFNAVKNGHVYDLPEPLFGTTGNLAVNSALDELVKMLYPSN, from the coding sequence ATGAAACGATATACAGCTTTGGTAAAAGGGAAATCGTTCTGCTCCTATATGTTGATGGGTCTGGTGCTTTTGTTGCTCGCCGGATGCTCGGGAGGGGCGGCGGCTGGACAGAACGATAATGAAGCTGCAAAATCAGCGGCAACGTCCGGCGATAAAGCCCAATCACGTATTGTCGCTACAACAGTAGCCATTACGGAAATTACGGATGCGCTAGGCCTGGATTTGACAGGCAAGCCGACAAGCACGAAAGTGCTGCCTGACCGTTATAAGGATGTGCCTGATGTAGGCAATCCGATGAGTCCTGATATGGAAAAGGTGATGTCGTTGAAGCCGACAGACATACTATCGGTTACGACACTAAAATATGATCTGGAGCCTAAATTTAAGGACATGAAGATCAATGCCGAATTTTTGAATTTTGAAAGTCTCGCGAATATGCAAAAAGAAATTCAAAAGCTGGGAGATACGTTCGGCAAAGCCGAAAAGGCCAAGGAGATTAATGAAGCCTTGGACGCCAAAGTAGCCGAGATTCAACAAAAGATCAAAGGGAAGAAATCCCCTAAAGTGTTGATTTTGCTGGGGGTACCGGGAAGCTATCTGGTGGCTACCGAGCATTCCTATATTGGGGATCTGGTTAAAATTGCAGGTGGGACGAACGTAGTCCAAGGTGAAAAAGTTGAATTTATTGCCCACAATACAGAAGCCTTGCAACAATCCAATCCGGATATTATTTTGCGAGCTGCACACGGGATGCCGGATGAAGTGGTCAAAATGTTCGATGAAGAGTTCAAAACTAACGATATTTGGAAACATTTTAACGCCGTGAAAAACGGACACGTCTATGATTTGCCGGAGCCGCTGTTTGGAACAACAGGAAATTTGGCAGTAAACTCGGCGCTGGATGAGCTAGTGAAAATGTTGTACCCTTCGAATTAA
- a CDS encoding NEAT domain-containing protein, giving the protein MKRQFKKYVMLFAALVMLFSLVFPFAPAAYASDETSQTTEATSFDTAVTQDVYSTVPVGEVPTEWTVPASAESQIASTAPDTNVYTINYALKKDNQPSSESGEFENPATFTVEQGTTVGEATYHVSLKGLNSSYAFGYFDAKVDGSSIPVHIADKVQVSESNYTQTVTFDVYQWDKKVQIDYQKGQPDDYIDPVNGNVIEFDPSTIKVKQDVVTPPTPEPGTGTPLKPDELNFTILKDKSDEISIMDKYAVKPAKFIKRENKTFVQLILNDSSSIPSFQIETGGKYEEAVTISNNANQRTVEFPISDFTQKVNAKAHVSVPMMGYDEWYNVRISFDAPQPEPGTPLKPGELNFKILKDKSEESSVMDGYAVKPAKLVKRENKSYIQLTFNQSSWIRSFQTEQNGKYEDATIISPENSANQRTVEFEVSNLSNKVNARTHVIVPGLEIGGIPYDHEYNVQIQFDASSSDLADGTYSINFNALHATKDQASAMAQYLLSPATLTVTKGQYEASFTIKDSTTVTEFKTEQNGILTDADIVSEDKAANTRVVKFKVADLDTILDAQVHVSMIYPGGVYDMDHKLRLQFDKSSIIKVTTPVDPGTPGTPGKALADGTYSINFDALHATKDQKSAMAQYLLSPATLTVSKGKYEASFTIKDSATVTEFKTEQNGTLTDADIVNVDKKADTRVVKFKVGDLDAILNAQVHVSTSYNGTVYEMDHKIRLQFDRSSIAVKGTDGSTTPGTENGKYSIDFSVLKNGSNEISVMDGYMQKPATLLKQSGKNLIQIKMDKSSWIKTFKVNGAEAQVIDQSTSADTRTVQFEVADLSDKVTVNTHVIVPGLELGGIPYDHVYDVQYQFEPATIRSFVEPSSTGAPDPIVKLDFDKLVNGKYVLKFSIVLSDGTTGENSPAQRFITNEPAQLVVEGDKRFVGLKLQNSNEVKALRIWDNASGGYKDAEVTQEDAASNTKNVRFSVSDFKNNVKGQLVVYEAPKVASAAPMVFEAEDRVEKVYDFEFKFNTSDVSYYNETKTDEVAKGKSNLADGEYTANFRLLANGTDKDSLVAPFVQRLAKLVVKNGKVQAHLTVTDNQALKLFQTDFEGRYANPTVVGSNTKGDTRTIAFEVPDLDQKLSVYTQVYLPEKFILNEKFGGQIQFDRASLKGEGATATATATEPTVASTDKAAEPTTPVAETKPVLEQSAQTVTSEKQYTINYNVFKDKTSEASVMDGYLDKPATWIEKGDKRYIQVTLKNSSWMPVLQVEQNGSLKDVEVISTSGDTRVVQFEVGDLSQKISAYTHVIVPGLVLGGVPYDHWYTVQFQFDEASLKAK; this is encoded by the coding sequence TTGAAAAGGCAATTTAAAAAATATGTAATGCTGTTTGCCGCATTAGTGATGTTGTTCTCACTTGTGTTTCCATTTGCTCCAGCAGCATATGCATCTGACGAAACAAGTCAGACCACAGAAGCTACATCTTTTGATACAGCCGTTACCCAAGATGTATATTCGACAGTACCAGTGGGAGAAGTCCCGACAGAATGGACTGTACCAGCGTCTGCTGAATCACAAATAGCAAGCACTGCTCCAGATACCAATGTCTATACGATTAATTACGCATTGAAAAAAGACAACCAACCCTCAAGTGAGAGCGGAGAATTTGAAAATCCAGCTACTTTTACGGTTGAACAGGGAACAACGGTTGGAGAAGCAACTTATCATGTCTCTTTAAAAGGCTTAAATAGCTCATATGCCTTTGGTTATTTTGATGCTAAAGTGGATGGAAGCTCGATTCCTGTTCACATTGCAGACAAGGTTCAAGTTTCAGAAAGCAACTATACTCAGACGGTAACTTTTGATGTATATCAATGGGATAAAAAAGTTCAAATTGATTATCAAAAGGGACAACCAGACGACTATATTGATCCGGTGAATGGTAACGTTATTGAATTTGATCCTTCGACTATAAAAGTGAAGCAAGACGTGGTTACTCCACCTACTCCAGAACCAGGGACAGGAACTCCGCTTAAACCGGATGAGTTAAACTTCACCATATTGAAGGATAAATCAGATGAAATTTCTATAATGGATAAATACGCAGTGAAGCCTGCTAAATTTATCAAGAGAGAGAATAAAACCTTTGTTCAATTGATATTAAATGATAGTAGCTCGATACCATCGTTTCAAATAGAAACAGGTGGAAAATATGAAGAAGCAGTAACAATTTCAAACAATGCTAATCAACGCACGGTTGAATTTCCAATTAGTGATTTTACCCAAAAAGTCAACGCTAAAGCACATGTAAGTGTGCCTATGATGGGTTATGATGAATGGTACAATGTTCGTATCAGTTTTGATGCGCCGCAACCAGAGCCGGGCACCCCGCTCAAGCCAGGAGAATTGAACTTTAAGATCCTGAAAGATAAATCTGAAGAGTCCTCTGTTATGGATGGATATGCGGTAAAACCCGCTAAACTAGTGAAAAGAGAAAATAAATCCTATATTCAACTGACATTTAATCAAAGCAGTTGGATTCGTTCGTTCCAAACCGAACAGAACGGTAAATATGAGGATGCAACAATAATATCTCCAGAAAACAGTGCTAATCAGCGTACGGTTGAGTTTGAAGTAAGCAATTTATCTAATAAAGTGAATGCTCGCACTCATGTTATTGTCCCTGGTCTGGAGATCGGAGGAATACCATACGATCACGAGTATAATGTTCAAATACAATTTGATGCTAGCAGTTCAGACTTAGCCGACGGCACGTATTCAATTAACTTCAATGCGTTACACGCAACGAAAGATCAAGCATCGGCAATGGCACAATATCTGTTGTCTCCGGCGACTTTGACAGTAACGAAGGGTCAATATGAGGCTTCCTTTACGATCAAAGACAGTACCACAGTGACAGAGTTCAAAACAGAACAAAACGGCATTTTGACGGATGCCGATATTGTAAGTGAAGACAAGGCAGCAAATACTCGTGTCGTGAAATTCAAGGTAGCGGATTTGGACACTATTCTGGATGCACAGGTACATGTGAGTATGATCTATCCAGGTGGGGTTTATGACATGGATCATAAGCTTCGTCTCCAGTTCGACAAGAGCAGCATCATAAAGGTTACAACTCCAGTTGATCCTGGAACTCCAGGTACACCCGGAAAGGCTCTAGCTGATGGAACCTATTCAATCAACTTCGATGCGCTACATGCAACGAAAGATCAAAAATCAGCAATGGCGCAATATCTGTTGTCTCCAGCAACGCTGACGGTATCGAAGGGCAAGTATGAAGCTTCCTTTACGATCAAAGACAGCGCTACAGTAACAGAGTTTAAAACAGAACAAAACGGAACGTTGACAGATGCAGATATCGTGAATGTGGACAAGAAAGCTGACACACGTGTTGTGAAATTCAAAGTAGGGGATTTGGACGCTATTCTGAATGCACAGGTCCACGTAAGTACGAGCTATAACGGAACGGTTTATGAGATGGACCATAAGATTCGTCTTCAATTCGACCGTAGCAGCATTGCGGTTAAAGGAACGGATGGGAGTACAACTCCTGGGACCGAGAACGGCAAATATAGCATTGATTTCTCTGTGCTCAAAAACGGAAGCAATGAAATATCTGTGATGGATGGCTATATGCAAAAACCAGCCACTCTATTGAAGCAATCTGGCAAAAATTTGATTCAGATCAAAATGGATAAGAGCAGCTGGATTAAAACGTTCAAGGTAAACGGTGCAGAGGCTCAGGTTATTGATCAATCGACCTCTGCAGATACAAGAACCGTCCAATTTGAAGTCGCAGATCTATCAGATAAAGTTACGGTTAATACACATGTCATTGTACCGGGTCTGGAATTGGGTGGCATCCCTTATGACCACGTATATGATGTGCAGTATCAATTTGAGCCTGCTACCATTCGCAGCTTTGTCGAACCGTCCTCTACAGGGGCCCCAGATCCAATTGTTAAATTGGATTTTGACAAGCTCGTCAACGGTAAATATGTTTTGAAATTCAGCATTGTTTTGTCTGATGGAACAACAGGAGAGAATTCTCCGGCTCAACGCTTTATCACCAATGAACCAGCGCAATTAGTCGTGGAAGGCGACAAACGGTTTGTAGGTCTGAAGCTGCAAAACAGTAATGAAGTGAAGGCATTGCGCATTTGGGATAACGCAAGCGGAGGCTACAAAGACGCAGAAGTGACCCAGGAAGATGCAGCAAGTAATACAAAGAACGTTCGTTTTAGCGTAAGCGACTTTAAGAACAACGTAAAAGGCCAACTGGTTGTTTACGAAGCTCCGAAGGTAGCGAGTGCTGCTCCGATGGTCTTCGAGGCTGAGGATCGAGTGGAGAAGGTATATGATTTTGAATTCAAATTCAATACGAGCGACGTATCTTACTACAACGAAACAAAAACAGACGAAGTAGCAAAAGGGAAAAGCAATTTGGCTGATGGAGAGTACACAGCGAACTTCCGTTTGCTGGCAAACGGAACGGACAAGGATTCTCTTGTGGCTCCTTTTGTACAGCGTCTTGCGAAGCTGGTTGTGAAGAATGGTAAGGTTCAGGCTCATCTAACCGTCACGGACAATCAGGCTTTGAAGTTATTCCAAACGGACTTTGAAGGCCGTTATGCCAATCCAACCGTTGTTGGTTCCAACACGAAAGGTGACACGCGCACCATCGCTTTTGAAGTGCCTGATCTGGACCAAAAGTTGAGCGTGTACACACAGGTATATCTGCCTGAGAAATTTATTTTAAATGAAAAATTCGGCGGACAAATTCAATTTGACCGTGCATCGCTTAAAGGTGAGGGAGCAACTGCAACTGCAACCGCTACTGAACCGACAGTAGCTTCTACGGACAAGGCAGCAGAACCGACTACACCTGTGGCTGAAACGAAACCTGTATTGGAGCAATCAGCTCAAACAGTCACTTCCGAGAAGCAATACACGATCAATTACAACGTATTTAAAGATAAAACGAGCGAAGCTTCCGTCATGGATGGATACCTCGACAAGCCTGCTACATGGATTGAAAAGGGAGACAAACGTTATATTCAAGTCACTTTGAAAAATAGCTCTTGGATGCCTGTTCTACAAGTGGAGCAGAATGGTAGCCTGAAAGATGTAGAGGTCATCTCGACATCCGGCGATACGCGTGTCGTTCAATTTGAAGTAGGGGACTTATCTCAGAAAATCAGTGCCTACACACACGTCATTGTACCTGGTTTAGTTCTTGGCGGCGTGCCATATGATCACTGGTATACAGTTCAATTCCAATTTGATGAAGCGAGTCTGAAAGCAAAATAA
- a CDS encoding NEAT domain-containing protein, translated as MNMVMNRLEKLSLKKVMLTVLMAALVFVVLAPFSANKANAALANGKYTIDYTVYKDGTDQASYMDSNGYVAKPATLIVTNGQYKARVTITKSAWVTEFKTQQNGQYVNASVISTSGDTRVVEFPVSDLSQKLNVKLHVSVPGEYTGGVPYDHDYVVQFGFKESTAKK; from the coding sequence ATGAACATGGTCATGAACCGTCTGGAAAAGTTATCTTTGAAAAAAGTGATGCTTACTGTATTGATGGCTGCTCTGGTATTTGTTGTACTAGCTCCGTTTTCTGCCAATAAAGCGAATGCGGCACTGGCTAATGGTAAGTACACTATTGATTACACAGTTTACAAAGATGGTACAGATCAAGCATCTTATATGGATTCAAACGGTTATGTGGCTAAACCTGCTACTTTGATTGTCACTAATGGTCAATACAAGGCAAGAGTAACAATCACTAAAAGTGCTTGGGTCACTGAGTTTAAGACACAACAAAACGGACAATATGTCAACGCGAGTGTAATCAGTACTTCTGGAGATACAAGAGTGGTTGAGTTCCCAGTAAGTGACTTGTCGCAAAAATTGAACGTCAAATTGCATGTAAGTGTGCCTGGAGAATACACAGGCGGAGTTCCTTATGACCACGATTACGTCGTTCAATTTGGATTCAAAGAAAGTACTGCTAAGAAATAA
- a CDS encoding NEAT domain-containing protein — translation MNMVMNRLEQFSFKKVLVALIMTALVFAVTAPFSAKAAAADGTYAVNYTVLKDQTNETSRLDSYLTKPAQVIVANGNNVVRLTVKSSNLITTFKVEQNGVLQDATVVSTDTANNTRIVEFEVADLNAKVNAYAEITIPVIGYTGKYDVQLQFAGI, via the coding sequence ATGAATATGGTAATGAATCGCCTTGAACAGTTTTCTTTCAAAAAGGTACTCGTTGCATTGATCATGACAGCGCTTGTTTTTGCAGTTACTGCTCCATTCTCAGCTAAAGCGGCAGCAGCCGACGGCACGTATGCAGTCAACTATACTGTTCTGAAAGATCAAACGAATGAAACCTCCCGTCTGGACAGCTATTTGACGAAACCAGCTCAGGTTATCGTAGCTAATGGCAATAATGTTGTGCGTTTGACCGTGAAAAGCAGCAATCTGATCACAACGTTCAAAGTGGAACAAAACGGCGTACTGCAAGACGCGACTGTGGTAAGTACAGATACTGCCAACAACACTCGTATAGTGGAATTCGAAGTTGCTGACCTGAATGCTAAAGTCAACGCTTATGCTGAAATCACCATTCCAGTCATCGGCTACACAGGCAAGTATGATGTACAACTGCAATTCGCAGGTATTTAA
- the isdC gene encoding heme uptake protein IsdC — MRKGYSAMIAVFLLVSMLSFWPTSSSVVAATASTKLADGTYTLKYNILKAENDSVSMANDYFEKPAKLYVKKGQMTMQIKLNHSEWTTGFKVDYKGKTIDTKVIHKDAKTDTRTVQFPITTVNSPLISKIHVTVPAYNYDHDYTIRFAFDSKSVKKVAAAQSTKSTKSSKK, encoded by the coding sequence ATGAGGAAGGGTTATTCTGCAATGATTGCTGTGTTTCTGCTGGTCAGTATGCTGAGCTTTTGGCCAACTTCATCATCTGTAGTAGCCGCTACGGCTTCTACAAAATTGGCGGATGGTACATACACGCTTAAATACAATATTCTCAAGGCCGAAAACGATTCTGTATCCATGGCTAATGATTATTTTGAGAAGCCAGCCAAGCTGTATGTGAAAAAAGGTCAAATGACCATGCAAATCAAGCTGAATCACAGCGAATGGACAACCGGGTTTAAAGTGGATTACAAAGGCAAAACCATCGACACAAAGGTCATTCATAAGGATGCCAAAACGGATACCCGCACTGTACAATTTCCAATTACAACTGTGAACAGCCCACTGATTTCAAAAATTCATGTTACCGTCCCTGCGTATAACTACGATCATGACTATACCATTCGCTTCGCGTTTGATTCCAAAAGCGTCAAAAAAGTAGCAGCTGCCCAGTCAACGAAATCAACTAAATCTTCTAAGAAGTAA